In Halopelagius inordinatus, a single genomic region encodes these proteins:
- a CDS encoding HalOD1 output domain-containing protein, translating to MVEFDPGDPESIVAGIVDAVSAVAEIDPVEMEPLYRTVDPDALSGVLRPPNAGRPRQGDIRVSFEMLGLEVTVWSYGRVHVSE from the coding sequence ATGGTGGAGTTCGACCCGGGGGACCCTGAGTCGATCGTTGCCGGCATCGTCGACGCGGTTTCGGCTGTCGCGGAGATAGACCCCGTAGAGATGGAACCGCTGTACCGGACTGTCGACCCGGACGCTCTCTCGGGGGTCCTCCGACCGCCGAACGCCGGTCGCCCGCGGCAGGGGGATATCAGAGTGTCCTTCGAGATGCTGGGCCTCGAAGTAACGGTGTGGAGTTACGGGCGCGTCCACGTGTCGGAGTGA
- a CDS encoding NUDIX hydrolase N-terminal domain-containing protein, with translation MDRGLQRRREEAAGRGIAILELLDELRVIAQNGIEYSDGPQNAYDRQRYERVLELVTDYYGRALDAPPTAVRESLRGEVGHVSAKVGAVGAVFDDEGNVLTMERAESGQWALPGGYVDPNESAEEAVVREIREETGLDVEPVELVDVYSLAPGEEGNPHSIVNVVYRCRVRGGELRLSHEGTDLTHRDPKRLPAEAWHEQNRRYALDAAPSAGSDDPRR, from the coding sequence GTGGACCGGGGACTTCAGCGACGGCGAGAGGAGGCGGCGGGGAGGGGAATCGCCATCCTCGAACTGTTAGACGAACTTCGCGTCATCGCACAGAACGGCATCGAGTACAGCGACGGCCCGCAGAACGCGTACGACCGACAGCGGTACGAACGCGTCCTCGAACTCGTGACCGACTACTACGGGCGCGCCCTCGACGCCCCACCGACCGCCGTCCGCGAGTCGCTTCGCGGGGAGGTGGGGCACGTCTCGGCGAAGGTGGGTGCCGTCGGCGCCGTCTTCGACGACGAGGGGAACGTTCTGACGATGGAACGGGCGGAAAGCGGACAGTGGGCGCTTCCAGGGGGGTACGTCGACCCGAACGAGTCCGCAGAGGAAGCGGTCGTCCGCGAGATTCGAGAGGAGACGGGTCTCGACGTGGAACCGGTCGAACTCGTGGACGTCTACTCTCTGGCTCCGGGCGAGGAAGGTAACCCCCACTCTATCGTCAACGTCGTCTATCGCTGTCGCGTCCGCGGGGGCGAACTCCGCCTCTCACACGAGGGTACGGACCTCACCCACCGGGACCCGAAGCGACTTCCCGCGGAGGCGTGGCACGAACAGAACCGACGGTACGCTCTCGACGCCGCGCCGTCGGCCGGTTCGGACGACCCGAGACGCTGA
- a CDS encoding FAD-dependent oxidoreductase: MIDEYDLVIVGGGISGASLLYTVSKFTDVERVALLEKEDEIAAINSHNTNNSQTLHFGDIETNYTLEKAEEVKEGAEMLAGYLENEDPAREMHSKRSKMVLAVGDDEVEKLEARYDDEGFGDLYPKLRALGRDEIAEREPMVVEGRDPETEMLALQTPDGYVVDYGETAKSFVENATEEDGVDVFTGAQVRGIEENGDGFTVETDARDFEADVTVVAAGSHSLQIAKKMGYGENKSLLPVAGSFFLADDNLLNGKVYTLQMKKLPFAAVHGDADVHDGNVTRFGPTAKVVPTLERGELSTVGDFFDVFELNSDSFLSYANILSDRVLFPYVLKNLVYDLPEVGRRAFLPNVKKVVPTVELDDIERAKGYGGVRPQIVDTEAKSLDMGEAKITGENIIFNITPSPGASTCMKNSLRDTKQLMEFFDREYEFDEEGFRAETIRQFPREEPAERPAPAR; the protein is encoded by the coding sequence ATGATAGACGAATACGACCTCGTTATCGTCGGCGGAGGAATTAGCGGAGCCTCGTTGCTCTACACTGTCTCGAAGTTCACCGACGTAGAGCGAGTCGCGCTACTGGAGAAAGAGGACGAAATCGCGGCGATAAACTCGCACAACACGAACAACTCCCAAACGCTCCATTTCGGCGACATCGAGACCAACTACACCCTAGAGAAGGCAGAGGAGGTCAAAGAGGGCGCCGAGATGCTGGCGGGGTACTTAGAGAACGAAGACCCCGCCCGAGAGATGCACAGCAAGCGGAGCAAGATGGTGTTGGCCGTCGGCGACGACGAAGTCGAGAAACTCGAAGCGCGATACGACGACGAGGGGTTCGGCGACCTCTACCCGAAACTCCGGGCTCTCGGCCGGGACGAAATCGCGGAGCGAGAGCCGATGGTCGTCGAGGGACGGGACCCCGAAACCGAGATGCTCGCTCTCCAGACGCCGGACGGATACGTCGTCGACTACGGCGAAACCGCGAAGTCGTTCGTCGAGAACGCGACGGAGGAAGACGGCGTCGACGTCTTCACCGGCGCGCAGGTTCGCGGCATCGAGGAGAACGGCGACGGGTTCACCGTCGAAACCGACGCGAGAGACTTCGAGGCGGACGTCACCGTCGTCGCAGCAGGGTCTCACAGCCTCCAGATAGCCAAGAAGATGGGGTACGGAGAGAACAAGTCGCTTCTCCCGGTCGCTGGCAGTTTCTTCCTCGCGGACGACAACCTCCTGAACGGGAAGGTGTACACCCTCCAGATGAAGAAGTTGCCGTTCGCGGCGGTCCACGGCGACGCGGACGTCCACGACGGCAACGTCACTCGGTTCGGACCGACGGCGAAGGTCGTTCCGACGCTCGAACGCGGCGAGTTGTCGACGGTCGGCGACTTCTTCGACGTGTTCGAGTTGAACAGCGACTCGTTCCTGAGTTACGCCAACATCCTCTCTGACCGCGTCCTGTTCCCCTACGTCCTCAAAAACCTCGTCTACGACCTTCCGGAGGTCGGACGGCGGGCGTTCCTGCCGAACGTGAAGAAGGTCGTTCCGACCGTCGAACTTGACGATATCGAGCGAGCGAAAGGGTACGGTGGCGTGCGACCGCAGATAGTCGACACGGAGGCGAAATCCCTGGACATGGGCGAGGCCAAGATTACGGGCGAGAACATCATCTTCAACATCACGCCTTCGCCGGGCGCCTCCACGTGCATGAAGAACTCGCTGCGGGACACCAAGCAGTTGATGGAGTTTTTCGACCGCGAGTACGAGTTCGACGAGGAGGGCTTCAGAGCCGAGACGATTCGTCAGTTCCCGAGAGAGGAACCCGCGGAACGGCCGGCACCGGCGAGGTAA
- the tuf gene encoding translation elongation factor EF-1 subunit alpha, with protein MTDKPHQNLAIIGHVDHGKSTLVGRLLFETGSVPEHIIEQHRDEAEAKGKSGFEFAYVMDNLAEERERGVTIDIAHQRFDTDKYYFTIVDTPGHRDFVKNMITGASQADHAVLVVAADDGVAPQTREHVFLARTLGIETLLIAVNKMDVVDYSEATYDEVKEEVRNLLKQVRFGTDDASFIPISAFEGDNIAEKSENMPWFEGPTVLESLNNLPEPSPPTDAPLRLPIQDVYTISGIGTVPVGRVETGMLRTGDNVSFQPSDVSGEVKTVEMHHEEVAEAGPGDNVGFNVRGIGKDDIRRGDVAGPADDPPTVAETFQAQIVVMQHPSVITAGYTPVIHAHTAQVACTFESIDKKLDPSSGEVAEENPDFIKAGDAAVVTLRPQKPLVVEPSSEIAELGSFAIRDMGQTIAAGKVLSVNER; from the coding sequence ATGACCGACAAACCACACCAGAATCTCGCCATCATCGGACACGTCGACCACGGCAAATCCACGCTCGTCGGACGACTCCTGTTCGAGACGGGGAGCGTTCCCGAACACATCATCGAACAGCACCGCGACGAGGCGGAGGCGAAGGGCAAGTCGGGCTTCGAGTTCGCCTACGTGATGGACAACCTCGCAGAGGAGCGAGAACGCGGCGTCACCATCGACATCGCACACCAGCGGTTCGACACGGACAAGTACTACTTCACCATCGTCGACACGCCCGGTCACCGCGACTTCGTCAAGAACATGATTACGGGCGCGTCGCAGGCCGACCACGCCGTCCTCGTCGTCGCCGCGGACGACGGCGTCGCGCCGCAGACCCGCGAACACGTCTTCCTCGCGCGGACGCTCGGTATCGAGACGCTCCTCATCGCGGTCAACAAGATGGACGTCGTCGACTACAGCGAAGCCACCTACGACGAGGTCAAAGAGGAAGTCAGAAACCTGCTGAAGCAGGTTCGATTCGGCACCGACGACGCCAGTTTCATCCCCATCTCGGCGTTCGAAGGCGACAACATCGCCGAGAAATCCGAGAACATGCCGTGGTTCGAGGGGCCGACCGTCCTCGAATCGCTGAACAACCTCCCGGAACCGTCGCCGCCGACGGACGCACCGCTTCGCCTGCCGATTCAGGACGTCTACACCATCTCCGGCATCGGGACGGTTCCGGTCGGACGCGTCGAGACGGGGATGCTCCGCACGGGCGACAACGTCTCGTTTCAACCCTCGGACGTCTCCGGCGAGGTGAAGACGGTGGAGATGCACCACGAGGAAGTCGCGGAGGCCGGCCCCGGCGACAACGTCGGGTTCAACGTCCGCGGCATCGGTAAGGACGACATCCGGCGCGGCGACGTCGCCGGTCCCGCCGACGACCCGCCGACGGTGGCCGAGACGTTCCAAGCCCAGATCGTCGTCATGCAACACCCCTCGGTCATCACCGCCGGGTACACGCCGGTCATCCACGCTCACACCGCACAGGTGGCCTGCACCTTCGAGTCCATCGACAAGAAACTCGACCCCTCTTCGGGCGAAGTCGCAGAGGAGAACCCCGACTTCATCAAGGCGGGCGACGCCGCGGTGGTGACGCTCCGACCGCAGAAACCCCTCGTGGTCGAACCCTCCTCGGAGATAGCGGAACTGGGCTCTTTCGCCATCCGCGACATGGGACAGACCATCGCGGCGGGGAAAGTCCTCTCCGTGAACGAACGGTAA
- a CDS encoding NYN domain-containing protein codes for MDGFTAFFADDDAGGGGAAGESDDRPRVALFVDGPNVLRDEFDVDLDDVREAAATVGRPAARRLYLDEHATPGLIQAAEARGFEVVVTSGDVDVRLAVDLTRFAVEGRADVVAIASRDTDFKPAIETANAYGLRTLAISPGEYGRSDALRNAASDSITLGDAERDSSAHRARAGDDTTDADDPDQDDGPTLVGYDDAEDDEESQES; via the coding sequence ATGGACGGGTTCACAGCCTTTTTCGCCGACGACGACGCTGGCGGCGGCGGCGCGGCCGGCGAGTCGGACGACAGACCCCGCGTCGCCCTGTTCGTCGACGGTCCCAACGTGTTGCGCGACGAGTTCGACGTGGACCTAGACGACGTTCGGGAGGCGGCGGCGACGGTCGGACGCCCGGCGGCCAGACGCCTCTATCTGGACGAACACGCGACGCCCGGACTGATTCAGGCCGCCGAAGCCCGCGGTTTCGAAGTCGTCGTCACCAGCGGCGACGTCGACGTTCGCCTCGCGGTGGACCTGACGCGGTTCGCCGTGGAGGGGCGCGCCGACGTGGTCGCAATCGCGTCCCGCGACACGGACTTCAAGCCCGCCATCGAGACGGCGAACGCCTACGGACTGCGGACGCTCGCCATCTCGCCCGGCGAGTACGGTCGCTCGGACGCCCTCCGGAACGCGGCGTCCGACAGCATCACGCTCGGTGACGCCGAGCGAGACTCGTCGGCCCACCGGGCGCGGGCGGGTGACGACACGACGGACGCCGACGACCCGGACCAAGACGACGGCCCGACCCTCGTCGGGTACGACGACGCGGAGGACGACGAGGAGAGCCAAGAGAGCTGA
- a CDS encoding TatD family hydrolase: protein MEDLGTPVLDNHLHLDPAHGRGVDAVRDFRRLGGTHLLVVNKPSWLLGVDAERGDDFRAVFDETLSAVADADAELPGRAWPVLGVHPGLVTRLTDDKGFSPGDARDLMQAGLDAAAEYVREGEALALKSGRPHYEVSDAVWDASNDVLKHALSLGADLDCPVQLHTEATDDLTEIAEWAEERGLPAEKVVKHYAGGTLAGPTPSVMSEKDRLQRAAAEGAPFLMETDFVDDPDRPGAVLGPKTVPRRVRWLLEEGLDDAVENAHVETPRRVYGVDTRDTLSR from the coding sequence ATGGAAGACCTCGGGACGCCGGTTTTGGACAACCACCTGCACCTCGACCCGGCGCACGGCCGCGGCGTGGACGCAGTCCGCGACTTCCGCCGCCTCGGCGGAACCCACCTCCTCGTCGTGAACAAACCCTCGTGGCTCCTCGGCGTCGACGCCGAGAGGGGCGATGACTTCCGCGCCGTCTTCGACGAGACGCTCTCTGCGGTCGCCGACGCGGACGCGGAACTCCCCGGGCGCGCGTGGCCCGTCCTCGGCGTCCACCCCGGACTGGTCACCCGCCTCACCGACGACAAGGGGTTTTCGCCGGGCGACGCGCGCGACCTGATGCAGGCCGGGTTGGACGCGGCCGCGGAGTACGTCCGCGAGGGCGAAGCGCTCGCGCTCAAATCCGGCCGCCCGCACTACGAGGTGTCCGACGCGGTGTGGGACGCCTCGAACGACGTGCTGAAACACGCGCTCTCTCTGGGCGCTGACCTCGACTGTCCCGTGCAACTACACACCGAAGCGACGGACGACCTGACCGAAATCGCGGAGTGGGCCGAAGAGCGGGGGCTTCCCGCCGAAAAGGTGGTCAAACACTACGCCGGGGGAACGCTCGCAGGACCGACGCCGAGCGTCATGAGCGAGAAAGACCGCCTGCAGAGGGCCGCCGCGGAGGGCGCGCCGTTCCTGATGGAGACGGATTTCGTGGACGACCCCGACCGGCCGGGCGCGGTGCTCGGCCCGAAGACCGTCCCGCGTCGCGTCCGGTGGTTACTGGAGGAGGGACTGGACGACGCCGTCGAGAACGCCCACGTCGAGACGCCGCGGCGCGTGTACGGGGTTGACACGCGGGACACACTCTCTCGGTGA
- a CDS encoding DUF2150 family protein produces the protein MTEAEETYYTRDRWQNWLARVEEEELDPENEDSARLLLNLQDDAAIAVAKIVSAHEEETLDEETALEELERVRDIVLQEPDFDIDDEEERQDKLMLIDGVQTSLVCVFYAAEEYIAAGPAEEAPLSEYIEAAAAAEQEEDLDAALGYLVQAGTRIIEGDELDMAIVDELEYGLVSEWVNGLDSLQSALSDPEVVEEDDE, from the coding sequence ATGACCGAGGCAGAGGAGACTTACTACACGAGAGACCGCTGGCAGAACTGGCTCGCCCGCGTCGAGGAAGAGGAACTCGACCCCGAGAACGAGGACTCTGCGCGGTTGCTCTTGAATCTCCAGGACGACGCGGCTATCGCCGTCGCGAAAATCGTCTCCGCCCACGAGGAAGAGACACTCGACGAGGAGACTGCGCTCGAAGAACTCGAACGCGTCCGCGACATCGTCCTCCAAGAACCCGACTTCGACATCGACGACGAGGAGGAACGGCAGGACAAACTGATGCTCATCGACGGCGTCCAGACCAGCCTCGTCTGCGTCTTCTACGCCGCAGAGGAGTACATCGCCGCGGGCCCCGCCGAAGAGGCTCCGCTCTCTGAGTACATCGAAGCGGCCGCCGCGGCCGAACAAGAAGAGGACTTAGACGCCGCACTCGGCTACCTCGTGCAGGCCGGGACGCGCATCATAGAGGGCGACGAACTCGACATGGCCATCGTCGACGAGTTGGAGTACGGCCTCGTCTCCGAGTGGGTGAACGGACTCGACAGCCTCCAGAGCGCGCTGAGCGACCCCGAAGTCGTCGAAGAAGACGACGAGTAG
- a CDS encoding PA14 domain-containing protein gives MRFRDDERAVTVQIGAVLLLGFVVISMSMYQATVVPDQNEEIEFQHNQQVHDEFTSLRGALVESASGPTTRPAELTLGTRYPSRTFFVNPGVASGSLRTRELGTFTVSNVATREDETDDYVSGSLKFSTESLAYTPNYNRRQEAPTTVYENTVAYNRFDSGYNGTLSGQSLVNGRTLSPVLLTGNYSESGVGTASVDVRSVSPAVRTVPVTSNDSNRNVTLTVPTELTASNWTTILESAEQLDGSGNTANGAYVHDVRPGPGDSVVIEMERGPTYDLRVGAVGVGNGVEQPSAHYLTRVGGAPYSIQSDATATLTFEVRDRYNNPLSGESVNLSVQNGSGDLVAPNGTESGTLSNVRTDADGRVTVEYVPDGTETVEIRASFDKEPSDGSYDGSSRSDVTTAFEVYAAGSGGGGDSSSLYDLEWHVDEIVSQDGVSESGSSDVDIVIDQSVVGNTVDMTARATSGTDRIAGVGVDYASNDSAVVSFDGENTEGTTESDGRSTAAMSVLGADDRAKVYASAAEDSDVLTVELVGEPSGLYYRYYEGDFGSDDQPSDLDLDNRTPEKTGNVPQFSISPRDRGDDIAFAFTGYIDVPSDGQYTFYTNSDDGSWLYIDGDQVVDNGGEHAVQEASGTVTLDGGRHNITVYFYENRGEEVLTVSWLPPGGTKEEVPSSVLSPRTPSAGDSGGGDGSGSGGTAASSVSYVSDSGLAKANGGPTSGAQFKIRNDGSDSVTVTNIQIETGASQARQIREDAGGEYQDGQHEVFIDASTDGLLEMDGGPPYYGDTGTPYRLGDTESLTQDAILNSGSQATIYMYQFQNNGGSPVDMTNSEVTVTLTYADGSSETITFTATDPY, from the coding sequence ATGCGATTCCGGGACGACGAGAGAGCGGTCACCGTTCAGATAGGTGCGGTGCTGCTGCTCGGATTCGTCGTTATTTCGATGTCGATGTACCAGGCGACCGTCGTCCCGGACCAAAACGAGGAGATAGAGTTCCAACACAACCAGCAGGTCCACGACGAGTTCACGTCGCTCCGCGGGGCGCTCGTCGAGAGCGCGTCGGGACCGACGACGCGCCCGGCAGAACTGACTCTCGGGACGCGCTATCCGAGTCGGACGTTCTTCGTCAATCCCGGCGTCGCCTCGGGGTCGTTACGGACACGAGAGTTGGGAACGTTCACGGTGTCGAACGTTGCGACGCGGGAAGACGAAACGGACGATTACGTCAGCGGGTCGCTCAAGTTCTCCACCGAATCGCTCGCTTACACTCCGAACTACAACCGCCGTCAGGAGGCCCCGACGACCGTCTACGAGAACACCGTCGCGTACAACCGCTTCGACAGCGGCTACAACGGCACGCTCTCTGGTCAATCACTCGTCAACGGTCGAACTCTCTCGCCCGTCCTCTTGACGGGCAACTACTCCGAAAGCGGGGTCGGAACGGCCAGTGTCGATGTGCGCTCCGTGAGTCCGGCAGTCCGGACCGTCCCCGTCACGAGCAACGACTCGAATCGAAACGTGACGCTCACGGTGCCGACGGAACTCACTGCGAGTAACTGGACGACCATCCTCGAAAGCGCCGAGCAGTTAGACGGTTCTGGAAACACCGCCAACGGAGCGTACGTCCACGACGTTCGGCCCGGTCCCGGCGACAGCGTCGTCATCGAGATGGAGCGCGGACCGACCTACGACCTTCGAGTCGGCGCGGTCGGCGTCGGCAACGGTGTCGAACAACCGTCGGCGCACTACCTCACCCGCGTTGGCGGCGCGCCGTACAGCATCCAAAGCGACGCGACGGCCACGCTGACTTTCGAGGTCCGGGACCGATACAACAACCCCCTCTCCGGCGAGTCGGTGAACCTCTCGGTCCAAAACGGGTCCGGCGACCTCGTGGCCCCGAACGGGACGGAGTCCGGAACTCTCTCGAACGTTCGAACCGACGCCGACGGCCGCGTCACCGTCGAGTACGTCCCCGACGGGACTGAGACGGTCGAGATTCGCGCGAGTTTCGACAAGGAGCCCTCGGACGGGTCGTACGACGGATCGAGTCGATCCGACGTGACGACGGCGTTCGAGGTGTACGCCGCAGGCTCCGGCGGCGGCGGTGACAGTTCGTCGCTCTACGATCTCGAATGGCACGTCGACGAAATCGTCTCGCAGGACGGCGTCTCCGAGAGCGGCAGTAGCGACGTCGATATCGTCATCGACCAGTCGGTCGTCGGTAACACGGTGGATATGACCGCTCGGGCCACGAGCGGGACCGACCGAATCGCCGGTGTCGGCGTCGATTACGCCTCGAACGACTCAGCAGTAGTGTCGTTCGACGGCGAGAACACCGAGGGGACGACCGAGAGTGACGGGCGTTCGACTGCGGCGATGAGCGTCCTCGGAGCCGACGACCGGGCGAAAGTGTACGCCTCCGCGGCCGAAGATAGCGACGTACTGACGGTCGAACTCGTTGGCGAACCGAGCGGCCTCTACTACCGGTACTACGAGGGCGATTTCGGTTCGGACGACCAACCGTCCGATCTCGACCTCGACAACAGGACGCCGGAAAAGACCGGAAACGTCCCGCAGTTCTCGATCAGCCCGCGCGACCGCGGCGACGACATCGCCTTCGCCTTCACCGGCTATATCGACGTGCCGTCGGACGGCCAGTACACGTTCTACACGAATTCCGACGACGGCAGTTGGCTCTATATCGACGGGGATCAGGTCGTCGATAACGGGGGCGAACACGCCGTGCAAGAAGCGAGCGGGACGGTCACGCTCGACGGCGGCCGTCACAACATCACGGTGTACTTCTACGAGAACCGGGGCGAAGAGGTCCTGACCGTCTCGTGGCTCCCGCCAGGCGGGACGAAAGAGGAAGTCCCGTCGTCGGTGCTCAGTCCGCGCACCCCGAGCGCGGGCGATAGCGGTGGGGGCGATGGTAGTGGAAGCGGTGGAACGGCTGCTTCGAGCGTCTCGTACGTCTCCGACAGTGGACTCGCGAAAGCGAACGGTGGTCCGACCAGCGGCGCGCAGTTCAAGATTCGCAACGACGGGTCGGATTCGGTCACCGTCACCAACATCCAAATCGAGACCGGTGCGAGCCAAGCGCGGCAGATACGCGAGGACGCCGGTGGGGAATATCAGGACGGTCAACACGAAGTGTTCATTGACGCGTCCACCGACGGACTACTGGAGATGGACGGCGGCCCGCCGTACTACGGCGACACTGGTACTCCATACCGCCTCGGCGACACTGAGTCGCTGACCCAAGACGCCATCTTGAACTCCGGGAGTCAGGCAACCATCTACATGTATCAGTTCCAAAACAACGGCGGAAGCCCGGTGGACATGACCAACAGCGAGGTGACGGTCACGCTCACGTACGCTGACGGGAGTTCGGAGACGATTACTTTCACCGCCACCGACCCGTACTAA
- the hmgB gene encoding hydroxymethylglutaryl-CoA synthase encodes MTAVGIDAIEIRTGKLKLDLAETFAPQKGEDPEKYTKGIGLEQSSFPDVYEDIVTMGANAAKSLMDRKGLVPDDIGRIDVATESAFDNSKPVSTYIAGCLEQVYEGDFHHANKGERKFACLAGTQSIDDAYNWIRAGRNRGRAALVVATDTALYARGDPGEATQGAGAVAMLITEEPSVVELSTEQGYGSADETDFLKPNQQFPSVDGKRSVQVYLARMREALEDYESVAGDTHPDDFDYIPFHTPFPGMVRKAALLGYRHMTRGTDVEDALESEIGRQPREEAYDSWDDYEEAIRGYMDELKETEQYREWYERVIDPTINISSQIGNWYTGSVHIARLSALKTAAEEGKEMAGKRMLVGSYGSGAQAEIHAETVRDGWREEVTALDVDDQLARRYDLSYDEYELVHDVHNHDKEVDVEEFTHPDGEFVFTGWGRMNERKYEYVE; translated from the coding sequence ATGACTGCCGTCGGCATAGACGCCATCGAGATTCGAACGGGGAAGCTCAAACTCGACTTGGCGGAGACGTTCGCGCCGCAGAAGGGAGAGGACCCCGAGAAGTACACGAAGGGAATCGGCTTGGAGCAGTCGTCGTTCCCGGACGTGTACGAGGACATCGTCACGATGGGGGCGAACGCGGCAAAGAGCCTGATGGACCGGAAAGGACTCGTCCCGGACGACATCGGACGCATCGACGTGGCGACGGAGTCGGCGTTCGACAACTCCAAACCCGTCTCGACGTACATCGCGGGCTGTCTCGAACAGGTGTACGAGGGAGATTTCCACCACGCGAACAAGGGCGAACGGAAGTTCGCCTGCCTCGCGGGGACCCAGAGCATAGACGACGCGTACAACTGGATTCGCGCCGGTCGGAACCGCGGGCGGGCGGCACTCGTCGTCGCGACTGACACCGCTCTGTACGCGCGCGGTGACCCCGGCGAGGCGACGCAGGGCGCGGGCGCGGTGGCGATGCTCATCACCGAAGAACCGAGCGTCGTCGAACTCTCGACGGAACAGGGCTACGGGAGCGCGGACGAGACGGACTTCCTGAAGCCGAACCAGCAGTTCCCGAGCGTCGACGGGAAGCGGTCGGTGCAGGTGTATCTCGCGCGGATGCGCGAAGCGTTGGAGGACTACGAGTCAGTCGCGGGCGACACCCACCCCGACGACTTCGACTACATTCCGTTTCACACGCCGTTCCCCGGGATGGTCCGGAAGGCGGCGCTTCTCGGCTACCGCCACATGACCCGCGGAACGGACGTCGAAGACGCCTTAGAGTCCGAAATCGGTCGACAACCGCGCGAGGAGGCGTACGACTCGTGGGACGACTACGAGGAGGCCATCCGCGGTTACATGGACGAACTGAAAGAGACGGAACAGTACCGCGAGTGGTACGAGCGAGTCATCGACCCGACCATCAACATCTCCAGTCAGATCGGAAACTGGTACACCGGGTCGGTCCACATCGCGCGCCTCTCGGCTCTGAAAACCGCCGCGGAAGAGGGAAAGGAGATGGCGGGCAAGCGGATGCTCGTCGGGTCGTACGGGTCCGGCGCGCAAGCGGAGATTCACGCCGAGACGGTCCGCGACGGGTGGCGAGAGGAGGTGACCGCACTCGACGTCGACGACCAGTTGGCGCGTCGCTACGACCTCTCGTACGACGAGTACGAACTGGTCCACGACGTCCACAACCACGACAAAGAGGTCGACGTAGAGGAGTTCACCCACCCCGACGGCGAGTTCGTCTTCACGGGATGGGGCCGCATGAACGAACGCAAGTACGAGTACGTCGAGTAA
- a CDS encoding helix-turn-helix domain-containing protein: MTTVPRDELARRIAGEITLSDDPGATLRKWRTDFDVSQTALAGQLDVSSSVISDYESGRRESPGIGVVRRMVEALLDIDESRGGERIRRYARVISAGFESDIVQDLREYSTSMPLERLYETMDATELVRGDHDEISGHTVINSIEAITRLSSEEFYRLYGQSTSRALIFTGVTRGESPLVALRVVNPTPHAVVLHGLDEEDLWEHAPSLATIDGFSLAIANRDLDDTLEDLRKLP, from the coding sequence GTGACGACGGTTCCGCGCGACGAACTGGCCCGGCGCATCGCGGGCGAGATAACGTTGAGCGACGACCCCGGCGCGACGCTTCGAAAGTGGCGAACCGACTTCGACGTCTCACAGACGGCCTTGGCCGGGCAACTCGACGTCTCCTCGTCGGTCATCTCGGACTACGAGAGCGGTCGGCGCGAGAGTCCGGGCATCGGCGTCGTCAGGCGAATGGTCGAGGCACTCCTCGACATCGACGAGTCGAGAGGCGGCGAACGCATCCGGCGGTACGCGCGCGTCATCTCCGCGGGGTTCGAGAGCGACATCGTCCAAGACCTCAGAGAGTACTCCACGTCGATGCCGCTCGAACGCCTCTACGAGACGATGGACGCGACGGAACTCGTCCGCGGGGACCACGACGAGATAAGCGGCCACACGGTGATAAACAGTATCGAGGCCATCACGCGCCTCTCCTCCGAGGAGTTCTACCGACTCTACGGCCAATCGACGAGTCGCGCGCTCATCTTCACCGGCGTCACCCGCGGGGAGTCACCCCTCGTGGCCCTACGCGTCGTCAACCCGACGCCGCACGCCGTCGTCCTCCACGGACTCGACGAGGAGGACCTGTGGGAACACGCCCCCTCTCTTGCGACCATCGACGGCTTCTCTCTGGCCATCGCGAACCGCGATTTGGACGACACGCTCGAAGACCTACGGAAACTCCCGTAA